Proteins encoded by one window of Moorella humiferrea:
- a CDS encoding toxin-antitoxin system TumE family protein: MKQYYTGALDKHKTIIATIEDFTTLTRRNRTIISGRIYFIDGSFLEIYDRWQDDKLERYNYYWLDGDTVIMGWDNKEHHREIATFPHHKHTKHKKEVLCSYENTLADVLAVINNHLCGK, translated from the coding sequence ATGAAGCAATATTATACGGGTGCACTGGACAAACATAAAACTATTATTGCAACCATCGAAGATTTTACTACACTAACCCGCCGGAATCGTACCATTATCTCCGGTAGGATTTATTTTATTGATGGCTCTTTTTTAGAAATTTATGATCGCTGGCAGGACGATAAACTGGAACGTTATAATTACTACTGGCTGGATGGAGATACTGTTATTATGGGCTGGGATAACAAGGAACACCACAGGGAAATAGCCACGTTTCCTCATCATAAACATACAAAGCACAAAAAAGAAGTACTTTGTTCTTACGAAAACACTTTAGCTGATGTTTTAGCTGTGATTAATAATCATCTTTGTGGCAAATAG
- a CDS encoding plasmid pRiA4b ORF-3 family protein — protein sequence MYEYDFGDGWEHEIVVEKILPPEPGKRYPVCLKGKRACPPEDCGGPWGYASLLDILQDPGHPDYEDMRILAGEDFDPEDFDVEFVNQELKTIK from the coding sequence ATTTACGAGTATGATTTCGGTGACGGCTGGGAGCATGAAATCGTCGTGGAAAAGATTCTTCCGCCGGAGCCAGGGAAGCGCTACCCTGTATGTCTGAAAGGTAAACGCGCCTGCCCGCCTGAAGATTGCGGCGGTCCCTGGGGCTATGCCAGTTTGTTAGACATTCTCCAGGACCCCGGCCATCCCGATTATGAAGATATGCGGATTTTGGCGGGAGAAGATTTCGACCCCGAAGACTTCGATGTGGAGTTCGTAAACCAGGAGTTAAAAACCATCAAGTAA
- a CDS encoding DUF4351 domain-containing protein: MLPLADRERRKKEGEKFLRQCAEDILNSDLDRETKKAVLLRAEIFAGLVYDRQVIELIFREVEQVLNIEESAGYQRIFEKGLIKGRQEGWQEGRQEGRQEGRQESLVDVTIRLLSKKFRRLPREYVARIKEQDAYVLQQVIDNIFDINDLSELEDYLQ, encoded by the coding sequence TTGCTGCCCCTGGCGGACAGGGAGAGGCGCAAGAAAGAGGGGGAGAAATTTCTCCGGCAGTGCGCAGAGGATATTTTAAACAGCGACCTGGACCGGGAGACCAAAAAGGCCGTGCTCCTACGGGCGGAGATATTCGCCGGCCTGGTTTACGACCGGCAGGTGATCGAGCTTATATTCCGGGAGGTGGAACAAGTGCTGAACATCGAAGAGTCCGCCGGTTACCAGAGGATATTTGAAAAGGGTCTGATAAAAGGCCGGCAGGAGGGTTGGCAAGAAGGCCGACAAGAGGGCCGGCAAGAGGGCCGGCAGGAGTCTCTGGTAGACGTAACCATCAGGCTCTTGAGCAAAAAGTTCCGCAGGCTTCCCAGGGAGTACGTGGCCAGGATCAAGGAGCAGGACGCGTACGTACTACAGCAGGTGATCGACAACATCTTCGACATCAACGACCTGTCCGAATTGGAAGACTACCTGCAGTAA
- a CDS encoding type II toxin-antitoxin system VapC family toxin, with product MSMADSLIAATAAIKGVKVITSNLKDFPPSLTLSLEKAIQISAPEI from the coding sequence ATGAGTATGGCTGATAGTCTTATCGCGGCCACTGCAGCAATAAAGGGTGTGAAGGTAATCACATCAAACCTTAAAGATTTCCCTCCCTCTTTAACCTTAAGCCTTGAAAAAGCGATACAAATCTCTGCTCCAGAAATATAG
- a CDS encoding YlcI/YnfO family protein: MPETKMIHIRFPATVIDKMTVYLKEHGINRNSFIVEAVTEKLRREMQVKAFRETRGALTHEDAPEWTKTGGTKWVQGLRGKD, translated from the coding sequence ATGCCCGAAACAAAAATGATCCATATAAGGTTTCCTGCAACAGTGATAGATAAAATGACGGTCTATCTTAAAGAGCACGGCATAAACCGCAACAGCTTTATCGTCGAAGCTGTAACCGAAAAACTGCGCCGGGAAATGCAAGTTAAAGCCTTCAGAGAAACCCGGGGCGCTTTGACGCATGAGGATGCTCCCGAATGGACGAAAACTGGAGGAACAAAATGGGTTCAAGGCTTGCGCGGTAAAGATTAA
- a CDS encoding type II toxin-antitoxin system VapC family toxin, with the protein MTLLELLVKPKSLGLEEVCEQYITTLKSYPNLQLIDFYLEIAVLGAEIRAKYRVRTPDAIQLASALASDATLFFTNDLSLPRAFFLPGRSLPHLHQFPSLLRPEARQRQEQKLFHPGLRLELPPDVSPSLSRSFSFR; encoded by the coding sequence TTGACGCTTCTCGAACTGTTAGTCAAACCCAAATCCCTGGGTCTGGAAGAAGTCTGCGAGCAGTATATTACCACACTAAAATCTTACCCAAATTTGCAGCTGATCGATTTTTACCTGGAAATAGCCGTTCTGGGGGCAGAAATCCGCGCTAAATACCGGGTGCGAACTCCTGACGCCATTCAACTGGCATCTGCTTTAGCATCAGATGCCACGCTATTTTTCACAAACGATCTTTCCCTTCCCCGGGCGTTTTTCCTCCCAGGGCGTAGTTTACCCCACCTGCACCAGTTCCCGTCCCTTCTTCGCCCGGAAGCCCGACAGCGCCAGGAACAAAAGCTCTTCCACCCTGGCCTGCGCCTGGAACTGCCGCCAGACGTCTCCCCTTCCCTTTCCCGGTCTTTTTCCTTCAGGTAA
- a CDS encoding AbrB/MazE/SpoVT family DNA-binding domain-containing protein, translated as MSNPLVRLTSKGQMTIPQSIRETLGLKAGDYLTILVDGDEIRLKKVQPVKPLSKEDPIWKLVGAGNSGLKDVAAKHDHYLAEGEVERWKK; from the coding sequence ATGTCCAACCCCTTAGTACGCTTAACTAGTAAAGGGCAGATGACTATTCCCCAAAGTATCAGAGAAACTTTGGGCCTGAAGGCAGGCGATTATTTGACCATCCTGGTTGATGGAGATGAGATACGTTTGAAAAAAGTCCAGCCAGTGAAGCCCTTGAGTAAAGAAGACCCTATATGGAAATTAGTTGGTGCCGGCAACAGTGGCCTTAAAGATGTCGCTGCCAAACATGATCATTACCTGGCTGAAGGTGAAGTAGAAAGATGGAAAAAATAA
- a CDS encoding type II toxin-antitoxin system VapC family toxin: MEKIMVDTSAIYALIDRSDDWHEKAKNLFKKLSEQDVDLILTNFILAETHALILSRIGHELAREWVKNLVWKIERVKEEDEKRAREIIIAYKDKSFSYTDATTFAVMERLKLNVALAFDNHFTQFGWQCLDV, translated from the coding sequence ATGGAAAAAATAATGGTAGATACCAGCGCTATTTACGCTCTTATTGACCGCTCGGACGATTGGCATGAGAAGGCTAAGAATCTCTTTAAGAAATTAAGCGAACAGGATGTTGATTTAATATTAACAAACTTTATTTTGGCTGAAACCCATGCTTTAATTTTGAGCCGTATAGGTCATGAACTGGCCCGTGAATGGGTAAAAAATTTGGTTTGGAAAATTGAACGTGTTAAAGAAGAAGATGAGAAGCGAGCCAGGGAAATCATAATTGCATACAAAGATAAGTCTTTTTCTTATACCGATGCTACTACTTTTGCTGTTATGGAACGACTAAAGCTGAATGTAGCTCTGGCCTTTGATAATCATTTTACCCAGTTTGGCTGGCAGTGTCTTGACGTTTGA
- a CDS encoding SEC-C metal-binding domain-containing protein translates to MQIYQVERNDNCPCGSGRDAKKKR, encoded by the coding sequence GTGCAAATTTACCAGGTTGAAAGAAACGATAATTGTCCCTGCGGCAGCGGCCGTGACGCCAAGAAAAAACGTTGA